Genomic window (Zingiber officinale cultivar Zhangliang chromosome 2B, Zo_v1.1, whole genome shotgun sequence):
ggtagaggtattttcatcaactttttaatgaaggtttagatgaccaacttaacttagataatttaagtaggtcaaataagcatagaaattaaaaattttatcatagaattcaaactttagaagtaaaacaagctttaaatgggatgcataatggaaaaactgttcagatgatattccgatagaggtatggaagcctagggaaacaaagtattgaatgacttacaaaactatttaacatgatattgaaaacgaaaaaaatgtttgattaatAGAGGATAagttctagttcccttatataagaacaaaggaGTCATACAAAATTGTGTAAACTATAAGAGTATttaactaatgagtcataccatgaaactttgaaaaaaaataatacaaaaaaattaaagagaccttggtgaccgaaaatcaatttaggtTTATGCCTGGAAAGTCGAcgatagaagctatacatcttcttagacaattaattgaaaaatatcgggaggaaaaacaagatctacacatggtattcattgacttagaaaaagcttatgggagtcccaagagaaattatatggagaattctagaaaagagaggtgttagcataaaatatattgaactaattaaagatatgtacaaggatgtaacgaccagagtaaagacttcaggcgaagtaattgaagcattttcaataaagatagggttacatcaaggatcaactctaagccCCTATATTTTACACTAactatggacgaactcactgtacGCATTCAAGATACAGTGTTGTAgtgcatattgtttgcagataatttagtttggtagatgagacacatgaaggagtaaatgttaaactagaatcttggcgagAAACACTAGAAGgtaaaggttttaggcttagtagaataaagacagaatatatgaaatttaaatttagcaatattagatataatgtgacaattgttaagatagaagatgacAAGTTGCACGGAACcgagagttttaaatatttaggatcacttttacaaaacgatggagggattgagagagatgttttatatagaatataagcaggatggttgaaatagaggagagcgtcgggtgttttatgtgactgtaaagtacctctaaaacttaaaggaaagttctacaaaatcgcaattagacttgttatgttatatggagctaaatgttgggttatgactcgagcacatgagtagaagatgagagttacagagatAAGAATGTTAAGGTGGGTGGGTGGATATACaaggatggacagaataagaaatgagagcattatagagaaagtcggagttgcatctattgaggcaAACtttgagagacacgtttaagatgatacgggCATGTACTTaaatgaccaataaatgctccagttaggcaatgtgaaattatgacaaacatgcatatcaaactaggaagaggaagaggaagaagaaaaccaaaaaagacttgattaataacaataaaacaagataagatttatttaagtatagataatgatatagtagaagatgaagctcaatggcgtaaaagtaTCCATATAAccgacctcacctagtgggataaggcttggttgttgttgttgtatcatCCTAGTAAAATGTTAAAGATGCAACCAGCTAAAGGTGTTAGACATTTAAGACTTCTCAACTTTATTCTTTTTAAATAATACAGGTAAATTATTTTTAGATATGATCGAAATGTGTTTTTATGTTTCGCGTCACATGGATGTCATGATTACATATTTACATCGTGTCTCTAAGATGTTTTTTTTATCACATGCATGTTGTTGAAGCTAGGAGGCTTCAGGCCCGTTAGTTCGACATGGATAAGTGTTGTGATCAATTATATAGGTATAAATATAAATTGGTTTCTTCTCTTATTGGTTGAATTATGCAAAAGGTGGTAGCCCCCACCCCCGACTGAGCATTAGGAGGGAGTAAATCAGGTACCGAGCAAACCCCCATGTGGAAGAGTATTTCAACAGTTTTTGTTGGGATTCAACTCTTGCTCAATTCTGCAAATTTACCACATGGTTATCGGCTCCACCACACCCAAGGAAGCATGGTTATCGGCTCGGCCACAGCCTAGGGCTTCCCTTATTGGTTGAAGCTTTTATGGTAAGTGGCTAGCCAATCAACTTGAATAAGATATTAGAGGAGATTTGAGGTTTGAATTCTACCAGTGTAAAAAGGTCCTTACATACCCTTGAGTCATATTTGGCGTGGAAGGGGTATGTTGAAACAAGGAACCCCACACTCATTAGTCCTACATATACAAGTGTGGTGGTCCATTATATAAATCTAAATGTAGATATAAATTGATCTCGCTCCTAAATTGCTCTAGCTTTTGAACTAAGTAGATAACTAATCAAGTTTAAAACGATATATTTGATTTCAACTGCTATTTCTGTAAATCTGAAGGCACCAATAGACATTCTGTTTCAATGAAACTGATCCACATGCACAGACCACCATATTATGGTGAAGCATCTAAACTCATGGTTAAGATGTTCTTTTGTACAAGCAATTTGTGCATGAAATTGTGATCACTGTTACTAATTAAGCAGATCGGACTAAAAATAGATTGTCTTTTTGCACTTTACGGCATAGATTCACTTCAGTACTTTGCTTGCTTCACTTCAATATTTTAGGCCATAGCTTAGATACAGTTTGGtgactttccttttatagcagtTATGTGCATGTTCTGAACCTTTGGGATGAAAATAAGAATGCTATTGGCACTTGTATGCACACGCATCTACTTCCACTAGACATAATAATTAATCTTCAGTTTTCTTTATGTGTACAGTTAGTGTGGATATTCACGTGTGATTTGCACTATTATTTCTCATGCAAAAGCATGCTCAACCATCTCTGTTTGATTTTGTTAGGCATTGAGAGGGAGATTGGAGCATTGCAATTGGAAGTATGTTCCTCCACCTGTTTTGACTGCATGTACCattgttttaataaattttttcttgcaaaatttttgtaaaaaatcttgATCTTGAAACTAAATCAACCAATGCCAATTTATTGTTCTGAAAAATGGTATCTGATATGGATGTGGATCCAAGTGTTGACCTgactatttctaaatttttttacatGTGATCAGTAGGGTTATAGTGGTAGGGGTAGATGATGAGTCTTGACTCCTGAGTATCATATAATACACaagatttattttattataaacattattataatatattataatagtatattataataatattgcaATACacttataatataatatattattattaattctATTATCATATGTTGTGAATAATAATCTAAATATATTATTATAGTGTTAcctataatttaatataataaaataatttactttAATACTATCGAACCTAACCAAATAGGGCCTTTAGGATTTCAGAATTTCGTAAAATACTCAAAAAGTGATGATTAACAAAACCCtgacccaagcttgaacaatgaCAGGAAAAAAGACTTGTTGCTGAGATTAAAAGAACTGCAAAAACTGGAAATGATGTAAGGATATCAACTTCTTTTAACGATTCTTAAAATATGTTTATCATGGTCAGCAGAGAAGCAGCTTCTTCTGATCTAGAAAATGATGGTTGCATTTCCCTAATGACATCCTTTCCAGGCTGCAACAAAAATTTTAGCCCGTCAGCTTATCCGTTTAAGGCAACAAATCTCAAATTTACAAGGTAGCCGAGCTCAGATGAGGGGTATAGCAACTCACACACAAGTAAGAACAACTCTTTTCTATTAATCTAAATCTTTGATAAAACATGAATTTGATGATTAAAGTTTATTATTAACTTTTCAGGCAATGTATGCCACCACCTCAGTTGCTGCTGGTATGGAAGGTGCAAGCAAGGCAATGGGAGCAATGAATAAGGTCTAGAAAAACTTCTGACTTTTTAAGGCATTTGTAGAAAATTGAACTATTTCCATTTCACCATGGTAACAAATGTCCAAATCATATCTGTTGTGGTGTCTGGAAAGGTTTCATTCTTATAATGCCATTTGTTTTCTGCAGCAAATGGAGCCTGCCAAGCAAATCAAGGTTATGCAAGAATTTCAAAAACAGTCAGCCCAAATGGATATGACAGTATGCTcgtttcctctttttttttctgaTAAGATCAATTCTTTGTTTAATAATTTAGAATTCCCACTTCTATTAGTTGTAGCATAGTTGTTGTCCTCAGGGTTTAAAATACCGTATTGGCTGTCAGAGTGTCAGGGCAGTATTTACTAGCCCAAGGAAAGACCAGTAGGTGAACCACCCTTTTTTAAGTAGACTGCCTTGAAACTGTTTTACCATGCAGTATGTTCAGTATAGGAATGAATACCATCTTGTATCCCTTGATTTGAGTCATTGTGTCTTGCGTTTGAAGATAAAAAATTATCATTTTGCAGTCCGTACAGGCAGTACAGTGTGGTTACTAGGGGAGATGTACATAGAATAATAGAACAGAGATCAGATTAACATCTTATTCATACCTTGTGCTAATTACCATTCCTCAACATTCTTTGCAATAAGATTTTGACAGAAAGATCTCGTCCATGAATTATCAGTCAGGGATTTCAACTCCAATTCTTGTTTGGAGAAATAAAAATGTAATTCCCTTTTGACAACTTTTTATTTGGGGAGGTTATTAAAGTAATCAGACTACTGTTGCCAGGGTTATCCCAGATTCTATAGCTCCAATTGAAGAATTCACTAAAAGTACCAAAATCGAATTCTAGTTCCAAAGTGTCTTTTTCCTTTTGCAGCAAAGATGATTACACTCACCCTAGGCCCCCTTACAGCCCACCCCCTGGTTATGTGAGGGGAGGTAAGTCACGGGGTCATCTTATAGCTGACGGCCAAGTGACTAGAGGGTGGAAGGAGTTTTTGTTCCCAGGGACATGGCTGCCAAAGTGTCTTTTTCCTGATAAGCTATATGAAAGCCTTCCCTGTTTTATCTATTTCTTCTTAGGCTTTGTTTGTTCTCACAAAATAGATAGATTCAGAAATGTAGGTGATATCCTCTTCCTACCAAACTGTTTGTAGTGTTTGATtctttatataaaaattaaaaatacactGGGTTTCTCTCCTGTTCATTCTGCATTCCTTCTTTCTCTTTGGACAAGCATTTTCATAGTAACCAAAGTTGGCATGAATTTGATGCCTTTATATGGTAAACTTTCACTTTTGAGTTCAGAGTGAGATGATGTCAGACTCCATTGATGAAGTTTTAGACAATGACGAGGCTGAAGATGAAATTGAAGACCTGACAAGTCAggtatgctttatttctttttggtatAAGTCTACCAGAATCAGGCAATTTCTGTGCTGTTCCAATAGATTTTTTCAGATTATCCACATTGCTAACTTTcgatttcttttgaattttctttcatatTCTTAGGTGTTGGATGAAATTGGTGTTGATGTTGCATCTCAGGTTGGTATCTTTGGTGTCTGATATTTTTGGTGGCTATTCCTAATTTAAGTTCAGACTTTGACGTTTAAACATCCTTGCAGTTGTCATCTGCTCCAAAAGGAAGAATCTCACAGAAGAATGCTCAAAATGCCGAGAGGTTTGCCTTTCTGATGTCCTTTTGAACTCTTTTGATACTACAAACAAAACCTCATCTTCTTGTCAAATTACTAGTCATATAACATTACTGAGAACTCAACCGAAGAATATCTATGTAGCTGCATGTAATAGTTTGGATAAACACAGCTCGATGACATCGATAATTGTATTTACATTTCAACGGATTTAATTTGCTTCCACTACACATTCAATTGGAACTTGAtgctttttcttcatctttctttgATATCCTGACTTTATGTTTTTAATGCACACATGATGTTTAGCAGTGCGGAGCTTGATGATATCGAGAAGAGGATGGCTGCCCTCAGAAATCCATGAAGGCTCCTCCATGCTCAAAATGTTCGTTCGATATGATGTGTGATTATTCTCTTGAAAACGATCACTTGTAGGAGTGGCCTACGGATTGCCTTCACTCCACATTCAAAATGTGAAGCATCCACTAGATACAAATTTTATGTTTTCTCTGTTATGTTAATCCAATTCAAATATACCTGTGTTGCCTACTGTGTAGCTGACAGATTAGCACAACTCGTATCAATTATGCATAAACTTTGCGACTTTGGATGAATCTCTTGTGGGTTTGACTTCGATCGACTAATTACGTTGCGGTTCAATTCATGCCGCTTTATCCATGATTGATTTAATTTGTCAAAAATACAGGTTATTGTTCCTTATTTAAGGTCCGGTACATAAAACTCCTGTCAATATAAgtcttaccttttttttttttttttgtacgatGTTATTTTCACGACTAAAAGTCAAAGTCACATAATAGTTATTGTACTATTGCTCATGACTATTCAAAAATAATCCATATAATGATTTGGTGCTTGAAGTACCGGAGCTTTAGTTTCAAGTTACTGGAAGATGgtacaattaattaaaattgcttCAAAATGAGTAAATAAGATATGATACCTATTGATAAAGGATAAATTTCTCTAGTAGAGGATGGAGATAAAATTTtagatattatatatattatttttttattaatattttctatttttgttatACAATATTTTCTAGAATTACAATCTTCCCATTTTAGATTTCTAAGAAACATGTGATACaacattttgttttattttttttaataaaaaaattaaagctatattttgaaaattttcatataTAGATTAAAACGGCTGTCCCATGTTTTCCCCTCCTCCCatattatttaccttcctaattcTCCCTGCGGTTCCCATCGATTCTTCCCCCGAACTATTTGCCCTCCATTTCAattccctcctcctcctcttctcttctttacGTCCATTATGTAGCCTCCTGCACTCCTCTTTTCGACCCTTTGAATCGCCTAATGCTTTGTTGAATGAATACATTTACAGGGGCGTAAGGAACATTTTTGTTTAGGAAGAATGAACGCTCGAATATCTCGTGCTAGTTCATACTGATCTTGTTTACGCCTCCAGTTATGGATTCGGCTAGGAGTTGGCTGCAGAAACTCCAGCAAAGAGAAAAGGTTTCAAAGAAGAAAGAGCAGGGACTGAATGGCGTCGATGAGAGTTATGAAGAAGAGCATTCCAGTGCAACGAGGCAAAGGGTAGCTACAGCCAAACAATACATAGAAAATCATTACAAGGAGCAGATGAAAAATTTGCAAGAACGCAAGGAAAGGTATATGTGGCTTTGGTACAAAAAGGAATGTGATTCTCTTGTTTATTCTATAATAAATTGATGCAAAGTTTATGATTTTGATTGATTGAAGTAGAACTTATTGGTTTGTACAAAAGTGGATCCTAATCACATGCAAGTTCTTGTGTCATTCAACAATAGTGAATGTTCTTCTTGTTTTGAATTGAATTCCTTTACATGAATATTCAACCAGAACTAGATGTTTTACAGACGATGTAGTCTGGAAAAGAAGCTAGCTGATTCTGATGTTTCGGAAGAAGAACAACTCAATATTCTTAAGTATCTCGAGAAAAAGGAGACAGAGTATATGCGCCTTCAAAGGCACAGAATGGGAGTGGATGATTTTGAACTACTCACAATGATAGGGAAAGGTGCTTTTGGGGAGGTATGCTATCAAggatgtttttgtttttttttttgatgattttCGAATGTTCCTATGTGGTAACTGCCATCTCCTTTGATcatttgaaaacctaaattggcTAATGGAATAAGAAAAACAACTTGA
Coding sequences:
- the LOC122047049 gene encoding vacuolar protein sorting-associated protein 2 homolog 3-like isoform X2 — encoded protein: MNIFSKKPTAKEALRASKREIANSTRGIEREIGALQLEEKRLVAEIKRTAKTGNDAATKILARQLIRLRQQISNLQGSRAQMRGIATHTQAMYATTSVAAGMEGASKAMGAMNKQMEPAKQIKVMQEFQKQSAQMDMTSEMMSDSIDEVLDNDEAEDEIEDLTSQVLDEIGVDVASQLSSAPKGRISQKNAQNAESAELDDIEKRMAALRNP
- the LOC122047049 gene encoding vacuolar protein sorting-associated protein 2 homolog 3-like isoform X1 codes for the protein MNIFSKKPTAKEALRASKREIANSTRGIEREIGALQLEEKRLVAEIKRTAKTGNDAATKILARQLIRLRQQISNLQGSRAQMRGIATHTQAMYATTSVAAGMEGASKAMGAMNKQMEPAKQIKVMQEFQKQSAQMDMTSEMMSDSIDEVLDNDEAEDEIEDLTSQVLDEIGVDVASQLSSAPKGRISQKNAQNAESSAELDDIEKRMAALRNP